From Micromonospora echinospora, one genomic window encodes:
- a CDS encoding rhodanese-like domain-containing protein, which produces MPAGPAVAPPPGSRGIDEILADARTRLRRLDPEGAHLAHRRGALLVDIRPAAQRAAHGTVPGALAVERNVLEWRFDPRCAARLPQVVDYDLCVVVLCQEGYTSSLAAAALQEIGLHRATDVVGGFAAWSIAGLPTLGPTVLKPPASSVAPVAVRPTPL; this is translated from the coding sequence CTGCCCGCCGGCCCGGCCGTCGCCCCGCCCCCGGGCTCCCGGGGGATCGACGAGATCCTCGCCGACGCCCGGACGCGGCTGCGCCGGCTCGACCCGGAGGGGGCCCATCTGGCCCACCGTCGCGGCGCGCTGCTGGTCGACATCCGCCCGGCCGCCCAGCGTGCCGCGCACGGCACCGTCCCGGGCGCGCTGGCCGTCGAACGCAACGTCCTCGAGTGGCGCTTCGACCCGCGGTGCGCCGCACGGCTGCCACAGGTCGTCGACTACGACCTGTGCGTCGTCGTCCTCTGCCAGGAGGGCTACACCTCGTCGCTGGCCGCAGCCGCGTTGCAGGAGATCGGCCTGCACCGCGCCACCGACGTCGTCGGCGGCTTCGCCGCCTGGTCCATCGCCGGACTACCCACGCTCGGCCCGACCGTCCTGAAACCGCCGGCGTCATCCGTCGCGCCGGTGGCAGTCCGACCCACGCCGCTCTGA
- a CDS encoding zinc-binding dehydrogenase: MRERVVVVSGPGRVELVEQDAAELRDGTFRVETLYSGVSAGTELSYVKGTNPYLHVTWNADLGLFQPGAASTPYPVRRLGYMQVGRVVESATPAVEVGTVGAMTYGHRTGYLADPVAERFVPLPDDLDPLLGVYVAHMGPICANGLLHAAADLHGTDVRSLGDGVAGRRVAVVGSGVVALLTALFAQRGGAASVVVLDPTPQRRRVAEALGLETLDPDVDDPAVVLKTRWAHGPGDRGADVVFQCRGQAWALHLALRLLRPQGTVVDLAFYQAGADEVRLGEEFHHNGLALRCAQIGRVPRGLAPTWDRERLSAETVDLLRDHGDLIRKHLVSATVPFDEAPTLLTDLAERRRHELQVVLTC, translated from the coding sequence GTGCGTGAGCGGGTCGTGGTGGTCAGCGGCCCCGGACGGGTCGAACTGGTCGAGCAGGACGCCGCCGAACTGCGCGACGGCACGTTCCGGGTCGAGACGCTCTACAGCGGCGTCTCGGCCGGCACCGAGCTGAGCTACGTCAAGGGCACCAACCCGTACCTGCACGTCACCTGGAACGCGGACCTCGGCCTGTTCCAGCCCGGCGCGGCGAGCACCCCGTACCCGGTGCGGCGGCTGGGGTACATGCAGGTCGGCCGGGTGGTGGAGAGCGCCACCCCGGCGGTGGAGGTGGGCACCGTCGGGGCGATGACCTACGGTCACCGCACCGGGTACCTGGCCGACCCGGTCGCCGAGCGGTTCGTCCCGCTCCCCGACGACCTCGATCCGCTGCTCGGCGTCTACGTCGCGCACATGGGGCCGATCTGCGCCAACGGCCTGCTGCACGCCGCCGCCGACCTGCACGGCACCGACGTGCGGTCGCTCGGCGACGGGGTGGCCGGCCGCCGGGTCGCGGTGGTCGGCAGCGGGGTGGTGGCCCTGCTCACCGCCCTGTTCGCCCAGCGGGGCGGCGCCGCCTCGGTGGTGGTGCTCGACCCCACCCCGCAGCGCCGACGGGTCGCCGAGGCGCTCGGCCTGGAGACCCTCGACCCGGACGTGGACGACCCGGCGGTGGTGCTGAAGACCCGCTGGGCGCACGGCCCGGGGGACCGGGGCGCGGACGTGGTGTTCCAGTGCCGGGGACAGGCCTGGGCGCTGCACCTCGCGTTGCGCCTGCTGCGCCCCCAGGGCACCGTCGTCGACCTGGCCTTCTACCAGGCCGGGGCGGACGAGGTGCGCCTCGGCGAAGAGTTCCACCACAACGGGCTCGCGCTGCGGTGCGCGCAGATCGGCCGGGTGCCGCGCGGGCTCGCCCCGACGTGGGACCGGGAGCGGCTCTCCGCCGAGACGGTCGACCTGCTGCGGGACCACGGCGACCTGATCCGCAAGCACCTGGTCTCGGCGACGGTCCCGTTCGACGAGGCCCCGACCCTGCTCACCGATCTGGCCGAACGACGCCGCCACGAACTCCAGGTCGTGCTGACCTGCTGA
- a CDS encoding ABC transporter ATP-binding protein, with protein sequence MTTGAAPRVGLAALLPYLRTHRGTLVVVGVLSLLGAASALAQPLLTRSLLDAVSASRPVGSLVGVLVAALVTGAVLSGFRDYLLQRTAEGLVLTTRRRLAGHLLRLPIAEYDQRRTGDLLSRVGSDTTLLRAVVTSGLFELVTGVVTVVGAAVAMVLLDPLLFGVTLAGVALGLGFALTVARRVRDLARAAQERIGEMTSAVERAISAARTIRASRAEERETGTVVASAEQAYAAGLRVARVQAVVGPAGSITIQGAFLLVLGVGGARVAAGALSVGDLVAFIMFLFFLVLPLGQALSAFTQLQTGLGALQRIEEILTVPVEGAADAHRRAEPVPAAPAVVGEGRPAPAVVGNGRPALVAAGDGRPTSVASGDGRPVPAASGNGGPTPAAIEFDRVGFGYPGGPPVLHEVSFTVPAGTRTALVGPSGAGKSTLLALVERFYEVSAGALRLDGVDVRDLPRDALRSRLGYVEQEAPVLAGTLRQNLLLTAANATDERLLAVLDEVNLQHLVTRTDEGLDVPVGEGGVLLSGGERQRLAIARALLAGPPVLLLDEPTSNLDARNEAALRRAIDAVAVRRTLLIVAHRLSTVVDADQIVVLDAGRVVAAGTHDELTGSSPLYRELATHQLLVS encoded by the coding sequence GTGACCACCGGAGCCGCTCCGCGTGTCGGACTCGCCGCCCTCCTGCCGTACCTGCGCACCCACCGAGGGACCCTCGTCGTGGTGGGGGTGTTGTCCCTGCTCGGTGCCGCCTCGGCGCTCGCCCAGCCGCTGCTCACCCGGTCGCTGCTCGACGCGGTCTCCGCGTCCCGGCCGGTGGGTTCCCTGGTCGGCGTGCTCGTCGCCGCGCTCGTGACCGGGGCCGTGCTCTCCGGGTTCCGCGACTACCTGCTGCAACGCACCGCCGAGGGGCTGGTGCTCACCACCCGCCGCCGGCTCGCCGGCCACCTGCTGCGGCTGCCGATCGCCGAGTACGACCAGCGCCGCACCGGCGACCTGCTCTCCCGGGTCGGCTCGGACACCACCCTGCTGCGGGCGGTGGTCACCTCGGGGCTGTTCGAGCTGGTGACCGGGGTGGTCACGGTGGTCGGCGCGGCGGTCGCGATGGTCCTGCTGGACCCGTTGCTGTTCGGGGTGACCCTCGCCGGGGTGGCGCTCGGGCTCGGGTTCGCCCTCACCGTGGCCCGGCGGGTGCGCGACCTGGCCCGCGCCGCCCAGGAACGGATCGGCGAGATGACCTCCGCCGTCGAGCGGGCCATCTCCGCGGCCCGGACCATCCGGGCCAGCCGGGCCGAGGAGCGGGAGACCGGCACCGTCGTGGCCAGCGCGGAGCAGGCGTACGCGGCGGGGCTGCGGGTCGCCCGGGTGCAGGCGGTGGTCGGCCCGGCCGGCTCGATCACCATCCAGGGGGCGTTCCTGCTGGTGCTCGGGGTCGGCGGGGCCCGGGTGGCCGCCGGCGCGCTCAGCGTCGGGGACCTGGTCGCCTTCATCATGTTCCTCTTCTTCCTGGTCCTGCCGCTGGGACAGGCGCTCAGCGCGTTCACCCAGCTCCAGACCGGTCTCGGTGCGCTCCAGCGGATCGAGGAGATCCTCACCGTGCCGGTCGAGGGCGCCGCCGACGCGCACCGTCGGGCGGAACCGGTCCCCGCCGCTCCGGCCGTTGTCGGGGAGGGCCGTCCGGCTCCGGCCGTCGTCGGGAACGGCCGTCCGGCTCTGGTCGCTGCCGGGGATGGCCGGCCGACTTCGGTCGCTTCCGGGGACGGCCGTCCGGTTCCGGCCGCTTCCGGGAACGGAGGTCCGACGCCGGCGGCGATCGAGTTCGACCGGGTCGGCTTCGGCTACCCGGGCGGGCCGCCGGTGCTGCACGAGGTCAGCTTCACCGTCCCCGCCGGGACCCGGACCGCCCTGGTCGGCCCCTCCGGCGCCGGCAAGTCCACCCTGCTGGCGCTGGTCGAGCGTTTCTACGAGGTGAGCGCCGGCGCCCTGCGGCTGGACGGGGTGGACGTGCGTGACCTGCCCCGCGACGCGCTGCGGTCCCGGCTCGGCTACGTCGAGCAGGAGGCCCCGGTGCTCGCCGGCACGCTGCGCCAGAACCTGCTGCTCACCGCCGCGAACGCCACCGACGAGCGGCTGCTCGCCGTCCTGGACGAGGTCAACCTCCAGCACCTGGTGACCCGGACCGACGAGGGGCTGGACGTGCCGGTGGGGGAGGGCGGGGTGCTCCTCTCCGGCGGGGAGCGGCAGCGGCTGGCCATCGCCCGGGCACTGCTGGCCGGACCGCCGGTGCTGCTGCTCGACGAGCCGACCAGCAACCTCGACGCCCGGAACGAGGCGGCACTGCGCCGGGCGATCGACGCGGTCGCCGTCCGGCGGACCCTGCTGATCGTGGCGCACCGGCTCTCGACGGTGGTCGACGCCGACCAGATCGTGGTCCTCGACGCTGGGCGGGTGGTCGCCGCCGGCACCCACGACGAGCTGACCGGCAGCAGCCCGCTCTACCGTGAGCTTGCCACCCACCAGCTCCTGGTGAGCTGA
- the secA2 gene encoding accessory Sec system translocase SecA2 yields MGVSQRLKSRFRRFLQRPGSTVDLAPLEKLLPQIEAREEELAALDDGELTEAAQAASGYVEICAIGREAARRGLDQRPYDVQLLGAMALLSGKVAEMATGEGKTLTATIAAYGHVRLGNGPVHVLTVNDYLARRDAQWMEPVYTLLGLTVGWVNEASTREERQEAYARDVTYVSVSEAGFDYLRDQLVTDVDDRVQPALRTAIVDEADSILIDEARVPMVLAGAVPGEQDPVHAAAAIVRGLRKGKHYTVAEDGRSAAFTTAGLAAVEARLGEIDLYAEENVAQLSAVNVALHAHALLHRDVDYIVRDGTVELIDEMRGRVAQRRRWPDGLQAAVEAKEGLDATAEGEVLGTVTVQAFIGLYPKLCGMTATAVLVGDQLREFFSLEVAVIPPNTPCVREDEPDRIYATRAEKEEALIDEIKRCHEAGRPVLVGTLDVKESEQLAAGLNAAGVPCAVLNAKNDDEEAAIIAEAGAYGAVTVSTQMAGRGVDIRLGGSDQADRDRVAELGGLYVMGSGRHDSRRVDDQLRGRAGRQGDPGASVFFVSLEDDLVVRHAGDSVPASPRMNADGLVTDTQVDYAVEHAQRVAEGVNHEIHRNTWRYSVVIEQQRKALAERRERLLTSEVAALMLLDRVPEKAGEMDEDLLTRVARSIALYHTDRLWAEHLAELSEVREGVHLRALGRLDPLDEFHRAAVPAFNALIPEIEARTIATFTETEFDEDWEPDAGQLVRPSATWTYLVHDNPFGSELDRLIASVGRRLSSGSR; encoded by the coding sequence ATGGGTGTGTCGCAACGGTTGAAGAGCAGGTTCCGGCGCTTCCTCCAGCGTCCGGGCAGCACGGTTGACCTGGCTCCGTTGGAGAAGCTGCTGCCACAGATCGAGGCGCGGGAAGAGGAACTCGCCGCGCTCGACGACGGCGAGCTGACCGAGGCCGCGCAAGCCGCCTCCGGGTACGTCGAGATCTGCGCGATCGGGCGCGAGGCCGCCCGCCGGGGCCTCGACCAGCGTCCGTACGACGTGCAGCTGCTCGGCGCGATGGCGCTGCTCTCCGGCAAGGTCGCCGAGATGGCCACCGGTGAGGGCAAGACGCTCACCGCGACCATCGCCGCGTACGGTCACGTCCGGCTCGGCAACGGCCCGGTGCACGTGCTCACCGTCAACGACTACCTGGCCCGCCGGGACGCCCAGTGGATGGAACCGGTCTACACCCTGCTCGGCCTGACCGTCGGCTGGGTCAACGAGGCCTCCACCCGTGAGGAGCGGCAGGAGGCGTACGCCCGGGACGTCACCTACGTCTCGGTCAGCGAGGCCGGCTTCGACTACCTGCGCGACCAGTTGGTCACCGACGTTGACGACCGGGTGCAGCCGGCGCTGCGCACCGCGATCGTGGACGAGGCCGACTCGATCCTGATCGACGAGGCCCGGGTGCCGATGGTGCTCGCCGGCGCCGTGCCGGGCGAGCAGGACCCGGTGCACGCCGCCGCCGCGATCGTGCGCGGCCTGCGCAAGGGCAAGCACTACACGGTCGCCGAGGACGGCCGCAGCGCCGCCTTCACCACCGCCGGCCTGGCCGCAGTGGAGGCCCGGCTGGGCGAGATCGACCTCTACGCCGAGGAGAACGTCGCGCAGCTGTCGGCGGTGAACGTGGCGCTGCACGCGCACGCGCTGCTGCACCGGGACGTCGACTACATCGTCCGGGACGGCACGGTCGAGCTGATCGACGAGATGCGCGGCCGGGTCGCCCAGCGCCGCCGCTGGCCCGACGGGCTCCAGGCGGCGGTGGAGGCCAAGGAGGGCCTCGACGCCACGGCCGAGGGCGAGGTGCTCGGCACCGTCACCGTGCAGGCGTTCATCGGCCTCTACCCGAAGCTCTGTGGGATGACCGCCACCGCCGTGCTCGTCGGCGACCAGCTCCGCGAGTTCTTCTCCCTCGAGGTCGCGGTGATCCCGCCGAACACGCCGTGCGTGCGCGAGGACGAGCCGGACCGGATCTACGCGACCCGGGCGGAGAAGGAGGAGGCGCTGATCGACGAGATCAAGCGCTGCCATGAGGCGGGGCGGCCGGTGCTGGTCGGCACCCTCGACGTCAAGGAGTCCGAGCAGCTCGCCGCCGGGCTCAACGCGGCCGGTGTGCCGTGCGCGGTGCTCAACGCCAAGAACGACGACGAGGAAGCGGCGATCATCGCCGAGGCCGGCGCGTACGGCGCGGTGACCGTCTCCACCCAGATGGCCGGTCGGGGTGTCGACATCCGTCTCGGCGGCAGCGACCAGGCCGACCGGGACCGGGTGGCCGAGCTGGGCGGCCTGTACGTCATGGGCAGCGGCCGGCACGACAGCCGCCGGGTCGACGACCAGCTCCGGGGCCGGGCCGGGCGGCAGGGCGACCCGGGCGCGTCGGTCTTCTTCGTCAGCCTGGAGGACGACCTGGTCGTCCGGCACGCCGGCGACAGCGTCCCGGCGTCGCCCCGGATGAACGCCGACGGTCTGGTCACCGACACCCAGGTCGACTACGCGGTGGAGCACGCCCAGCGGGTCGCCGAGGGCGTCAACCACGAGATCCACCGCAACACCTGGCGGTACAGCGTGGTGATCGAGCAGCAACGCAAGGCGCTCGCCGAGCGGCGCGAGCGGCTGCTGACCAGCGAGGTCGCCGCGCTGATGCTGCTGGACCGGGTGCCGGAGAAGGCCGGCGAGATGGACGAGGACCTGCTCACCCGGGTCGCCCGGTCGATCGCCCTCTACCACACCGACCGGCTCTGGGCGGAACACCTGGCCGAGCTCTCCGAGGTCCGCGAGGGCGTGCACCTGCGGGCGCTGGGGCGGCTGGACCCGCTCGACGAGTTCCACCGGGCCGCCGTACCGGCCTTCAACGCGCTGATCCCCGAGATCGAGGCGCGGACCATCGCGACCTTCACCGAGACCGAGTTCGACGAGGACTGGGAGCCGGACGCCGGGCAGCTCGTCCGGCCCAGCGCCACCTGGACGTACCTCGTGCACGACAACCCGTTCGGCTCGGAGCTGGATCGGTTGATCGCCTCGGTGGGGCGGCGGCTGAGCAGCGGTTCCCGCTGA
- a CDS encoding class I SAM-dependent methyltransferase, translating into MAETARVSTTDFDELVTEGAAVPVQGWDFSWLHGRASEERAPWGYAALLADRMADAGAALDLDTGGGEVLAGIPRPPRLLVATEAWPPNVEVARRTLRGLGASVVAVADRPPLPFRDAAFDLVTSRHPVHTWWPEVARVLRPGGRYLSQQIGAGTVRELSEAFVGPRPPRDSQRPEVAAAAARAAGLRVVDLRTATLRTVFRDIAAVVYFLRKVVWTVPDFTVDRYRPQLRRLHERIEAEGEFVAHARRFLIEVVKPD; encoded by the coding sequence ATGGCCGAGACTGCCCGGGTGTCCACCACCGACTTCGACGAGCTGGTGACCGAGGGTGCCGCCGTCCCCGTCCAGGGATGGGACTTCTCCTGGCTGCACGGTAGGGCCAGCGAGGAACGTGCCCCCTGGGGTTACGCCGCCCTGCTGGCCGACCGGATGGCGGACGCCGGGGCGGCGCTCGACCTCGACACCGGCGGTGGTGAGGTGCTCGCCGGGATACCCCGCCCACCCCGCCTGCTGGTCGCCACCGAGGCGTGGCCGCCCAACGTCGAGGTCGCCCGCCGGACGTTACGCGGCCTGGGCGCGAGCGTGGTCGCCGTCGCCGACCGGCCACCGCTGCCCTTCCGGGACGCCGCGTTCGACCTGGTGACCAGCCGGCACCCGGTGCACACCTGGTGGCCCGAGGTGGCCCGGGTGCTGCGCCCCGGCGGACGGTACCTCTCCCAGCAGATCGGCGCCGGCACGGTCCGGGAACTGTCCGAGGCGTTCGTCGGCCCTCGTCCGCCGCGGGACAGCCAACGACCGGAGGTGGCCGCCGCGGCGGCCCGGGCCGCCGGGCTGCGCGTGGTCGACCTGCGGACGGCCACCCTGCGGACGGTCTTCCGCGACATCGCGGCGGTGGTCTACTTCCTGCGCAAGGTGGTCTGGACGGTTCCGGACTTCACCGTGGACCGGTACCGCCCACAGTTGCGCCGCCTGCACGAGCGGATCGAGGCCGAGGGGGAGTTCGTCGCCCACGCCCGACGCTTCCTGATCGAGGTCGTCAAGCCGGACTGA
- a CDS encoding cysteine dioxygenase codes for MHRPHETDLLAVARRHAASRPPVRFDPVERWYSRLASGPDHEVWLLTWLPGQGTDLHDHGGSAGAFLVVSGTLTEEVVSGGSLRPHALGAGTGRRFGPRHVHRVTNRGDQPAVSLHVYRPALHRMTRYHLTDGRLRVAEVARAGVAW; via the coding sequence ATGCACCGTCCGCACGAAACGGACCTGCTCGCCGTCGCCCGCCGGCACGCCGCGTCGCGACCGCCGGTCCGCTTCGACCCCGTCGAGCGGTGGTACTCCCGGCTCGCGTCCGGGCCGGACCACGAGGTCTGGCTGCTCACCTGGCTCCCTGGGCAGGGCACCGACCTGCACGACCACGGCGGTTCCGCCGGCGCCTTCTTGGTGGTCTCCGGCACCCTGACCGAGGAGGTCGTCTCCGGTGGTAGCCTGCGCCCCCATGCGCTCGGCGCAGGGACCGGCCGCCGGTTCGGCCCGCGACACGTGCACCGCGTGACCAACCGGGGTGACCAGCCGGCGGTGAGCCTGCACGTCTACCGCCCCGCCCTGCACCGGATGACCCGCTACCACCTCACCGACGGCCGACTCCGGGTCGCCGAGGTCGCCCGCGCCGGCGTCGCCTGGTGA
- a CDS encoding ankyrin repeat domain-containing protein: protein MTDELDDETLAFAHRMFDLARGGVTGELAGQVDAGLPVNLTNGKGDTLLILAAYHAHPETVAALLARGADPGRTNDRGQTALAAAVFRKNAPAVRALLDAGADPDHGSPSATETARFFDLPEMLALLGRE, encoded by the coding sequence GTGACCGACGAACTCGACGACGAGACCCTCGCCTTCGCCCACCGGATGTTCGACCTGGCCCGGGGCGGCGTCACCGGGGAGCTGGCCGGACAGGTCGACGCCGGGTTGCCGGTCAATCTGACCAACGGCAAGGGCGACACACTGCTCATCCTCGCGGCGTACCACGCCCACCCGGAGACGGTGGCCGCCCTGCTGGCCCGGGGCGCCGACCCCGGCCGTACCAACGACCGGGGGCAGACCGCGCTCGCCGCCGCCGTGTTCCGGAAGAACGCCCCGGCCGTCCGGGCGCTGCTCGACGCGGGCGCGGACCCGGATCACGGCAGCCCGTCGGCGACGGAGACCGCCCGCTTCTTCGACCTGCCGGAGATGCTGGCGCTACTCGGCCGCGAGTGA
- a CDS encoding GAF and ANTAR domain-containing protein: MNLETHEPVTENLGVLETAALLRELTAALLDTTDFDEALTRLVTVARDAVPGVTWCGFTALRAGEPAGVAASDPRLAELDDLGHGPDSPAMSAVHRREMVLSADLATEERWPAWTARARTLGVRGVLAAPVDVDDHVIGAINLYADTPDALTARRQLTAMLLAEHAGLLLAGVRGRARRTALADEIDESLLQEGVVGQAIGVIMTQRGCPAPEALQVLRSAASALSIPLREVAERLVVTVSRSRGA, from the coding sequence GTGAACCTGGAGACACACGAACCGGTAACGGAGAACCTGGGCGTGTTGGAGACCGCAGCGCTGCTGCGCGAACTGACCGCCGCCCTACTCGACACCACCGACTTCGACGAGGCGCTGACCCGGCTGGTCACCGTTGCCCGGGACGCGGTGCCGGGGGTGACCTGGTGCGGGTTCACCGCGCTGCGGGCCGGTGAACCGGCCGGCGTGGCCGCCTCGGACCCGCGCCTGGCCGAACTGGACGACCTCGGGCACGGCCCCGACTCCCCGGCGATGAGCGCCGTCCACCGCCGGGAGATGGTCCTCTCCGCCGACCTCGCCACGGAGGAGCGCTGGCCGGCCTGGACGGCGCGGGCCCGGACCCTCGGCGTCCGGGGGGTGCTCGCCGCGCCGGTGGACGTCGACGACCACGTCATCGGCGCGATCAACCTGTACGCCGACACGCCGGACGCGCTGACCGCGCGACGTCAGCTCACCGCCATGCTCCTGGCCGAACACGCCGGGTTGCTGCTGGCCGGGGTGCGTGGCCGGGCGAGACGGACGGCGCTGGCCGACGAGATCGACGAAAGTCTCCTCCAGGAGGGTGTGGTCGGGCAGGCCATCGGTGTCATCATGACCCAGCGGGGCTGTCCCGCGCCGGAGGCGCTCCAGGTGCTGCGCAGCGCCGCCTCGGCGCTCTCCATCCCGTTACGGGAGGTCGCCGAGCGGCTGGTGGTCACCGTCTCCCGGTCCCGGGGGGCCTGA
- a CDS encoding DUF3500 domain-containing protein, whose translation MEDPLPEQMRVAAGALLAALDGPARTRVARPFDDDARRRLEYRPRPRAGVCLADLDRAGRKATHRLLATALSPHAYAQAMAIMSLEEVLDRAEGWRRGRHSDDYWVAVFGDPARDDRWSWRVEGHHLSVSMTVVDDQVAAAPLFLGANPAAVRHAGRTISRPLAAEEDLARALLDAMGASARAAAVVDDHAPDDIISATRATAPGRIDPLGVPASRLGPTGRALLDQLVALYLDRLPPELAAREARRLDGGELHFAWAGPTGPGLRHYYRVQGEDLLIEYDNTAADGNHAHTVLRRPSADFGADLLAAHHAEAHHHDG comes from the coding sequence GTGGAGGATCCCCTGCCCGAACAGATGCGCGTCGCCGCCGGGGCGTTGCTGGCCGCCCTCGACGGCCCGGCGCGCACCCGCGTCGCCCGTCCCTTCGACGACGACGCCCGCCGCCGCCTGGAGTACCGGCCGCGTCCCCGGGCCGGGGTCTGCCTGGCCGACCTCGACCGGGCCGGCCGCAAGGCCACCCACCGCCTGCTCGCCACCGCGCTGAGTCCGCACGCGTACGCCCAGGCCATGGCGATCATGTCCCTGGAGGAGGTGCTCGACCGGGCGGAGGGATGGCGTCGGGGCCGGCACAGCGATGACTACTGGGTGGCCGTCTTCGGCGATCCGGCGCGCGACGACCGGTGGTCCTGGCGGGTGGAGGGACACCACCTGTCGGTCAGCATGACCGTGGTGGACGACCAGGTCGCCGCCGCTCCCCTTTTCCTGGGCGCGAACCCCGCCGCGGTCCGGCACGCCGGGCGGACGATCTCCCGGCCCCTCGCCGCCGAGGAGGACCTCGCGCGGGCCCTGCTGGACGCGATGGGCGCGTCCGCCCGGGCCGCCGCCGTCGTGGACGACCACGCCCCCGACGACATCATCAGCGCCACCCGCGCGACCGCGCCCGGACGCATCGACCCGCTCGGCGTGCCCGCCAGCCGGCTCGGGCCCACCGGGCGGGCGCTTCTCGACCAACTGGTCGCCCTCTACCTGGACCGGCTCCCGCCGGAACTGGCCGCCCGGGAGGCCCGCCGGCTCGACGGTGGCGAGCTGCACTTCGCCTGGGCCGGACCGACCGGACCCGGGCTCCGGCACTACTACCGGGTGCAGGGCGAGGACCTGCTGATCGAGTACGACAACACCGCCGCCGACGGCAACCACGCGCACACCGTGCTGCGCCGCCCGTCGGCCGACTTCGGCGCGGACCTGCTCGCCGCCCACCACGCCGAGGCCCACCACCACGACGGCTGA
- a CDS encoding signal peptidase I, with the protein MNESVYVGNAGVDGAGDGGWLLGHFMPAGHPRHSTDVEVKWGVHTAGESRSRWATDESRTALLVLVSGAFRVELPDRTVLLREPGDYVLWGRGVDHSWYAEQESVLVTVRWPSVPGYRVEPPVRR; encoded by the coding sequence ATGAACGAGAGCGTGTACGTGGGCAACGCGGGCGTGGACGGGGCCGGGGACGGCGGCTGGCTGCTGGGCCACTTCATGCCCGCCGGGCATCCGCGCCACAGCACCGACGTGGAGGTGAAGTGGGGGGTGCACACGGCGGGGGAGAGCCGGTCCCGGTGGGCGACCGACGAGAGCCGTACCGCCCTGCTGGTGCTGGTCAGCGGAGCCTTCCGGGTGGAGTTGCCGGATCGGACCGTCCTGTTGCGCGAGCCCGGTGACTACGTGCTCTGGGGCCGGGGCGTCGACCACTCCTGGTACGCCGAGCAGGAGTCGGTGCTGGTCACCGTCCGCTGGCCCTCGGTGCCCGGCTACCGGGTGGAGCCACCGGTTCGACGCTGA
- a CDS encoding DUF2231 domain-containing protein has translation MQSRLRVHGHPIQPMLVTFPFGLFVCATLFDLFDLAGGPAFLGEVGYWTSVAALVAAAMTGVAGMVDLWDVPAGRTRRAAISFNVVNVAMAAIFVVTCLVRADAPRRGASVALFVTELVALGVGALGVALGAHLVRVFDRGRVEAGGLESLGAVTGSTVELTRPATRPVN, from the coding sequence ATGCAGAGCCGACTGAGGGTGCACGGCCACCCGATCCAACCCATGCTGGTGACGTTCCCGTTCGGACTCTTCGTCTGCGCGACCCTGTTCGACCTGTTCGACCTCGCGGGCGGGCCGGCCTTCCTCGGTGAGGTGGGCTACTGGACGTCGGTGGCGGCGTTGGTCGCCGCCGCGATGACCGGGGTCGCCGGCATGGTCGACCTGTGGGACGTGCCGGCCGGTCGCACCCGTCGCGCCGCGATCAGCTTCAACGTGGTCAACGTCGCGATGGCGGCGATCTTCGTGGTGACCTGTCTGGTCCGGGCCGACGCGCCACGGCGGGGGGCCTCCGTCGCGCTGTTCGTCACCGAGCTGGTCGCGCTCGGGGTGGGCGCGCTCGGGGTGGCCCTCGGGGCGCACCTGGTGCGGGTCTTCGACCGGGGTCGCGTCGAGGCCGGCGGCCTGGAGTCGCTCGGCGCCGTGACCGGGTCCACCGTGGAGCTGACCCGTCCCGCCACCCGTCCGGTGAACTGA